In one window of Tubulanus polymorphus chromosome 3, tnTubPoly1.2, whole genome shotgun sequence DNA:
- the LOC141901485 gene encoding uncharacterized protein LOC141901485 isoform X1 has protein sequence MSRNMMHFQGYLAALSVVSIILQTQQVNGQLTQNLQDYIVTTHNQKRATEVTADTASNIYELKFDSTLAQHAQAYADKCQFYHDSAELTNYGEGENLGYRSSKASATTAEVKADVTYSLDAWYNEKSNYNYASNNAIDPNIQIGHYKQFVYHSATKIGCGYKFCTSLATRAASKSNVANVVCRYDKAVLSGSKPYAKGTPVCVGCNPGWCTSTGLCLKTCTTGSGCNCKKVCQNSGTVDQNACTCQCASGWQGTSCQTQKVCNDHASCTSMQISACDLPIPKELAPMFGPKFNGKKVKVACPKLCNNCAAVVGGSGSTTQASGAASVTVPTAVTGTNNATTMQTNVTGTNVTTGTTTAGTNVTTGTTTAPPCTNPCLNGGTLMQKDCSCQCTKTFIGANCSTPANPNARCNSKFCQHGGQLLATCECRCPNGWQGPTCTESQNEAKSGVLLNLNGPISVQPSLWQNSMLWNTINAAVTDAVNTYCTTNDNQYKSCCAISSTAVLTYDNTKKYTSGQYIHTGQGFPVVTAGNGLKILIFVNPIPDKAVWLCTTAAVGRRRLLQTVQPAIKLPQDALLGAVQSAQTTIASDTKACCNVSYGGAAKAVVQPPVPLPPDDDTLKPWQIALIVIGCLLVVLLIVIIIVVLFNKSNRKGFDVGNHDYNMTATKTSPSGDKNNHSNGNGHAHEFNNRSFVE, from the exons ATGTCTCGGAACATGATGCACTTCCAAGGGTACCTCGCCGCCCTTTCAGTGGTATCGATTATTCTTCAAACGCAACAAGTGAACGGACAGTTAACGCAAAACTTGCAAGACTATATAGTCACAACTCACAACCAGAAACGGGCGACTGAAGTTACAGCCGACACGGCTtcgaatatatatgaattg AAATTCGACAGTACACTAGCCCAACACGCACAAGCCTACGCAGATAAGTGTCAGTTTTATCACGACAGTGCCGAGCTGACAAATTACGGAGAAGGAGAAAATCTGGGTTACAGGTCGAGCAAAGCTAGCGCGACGACAGCCGAAGTCAAGGCGGATGTCACCTACAGTCTGGACGCTTGGTACAATGAGAAATCTAACTACAATTATGCCAGTAACAACGCAATCGATCCCAATATACAAATCGGTCATTACAAACAG tttgTCTACCATTCAGCAACAAAAATAGGCTGCGGCTACAAATTTTGCACGTCCCTCGCTACAAGAGCAGCATCGAAATCAAACGTTGCGAACGTAGTATGTCGCTATGATAAGGC GGTTTTAAGTGGATCAAAACCATACGCCAAGGGAACTCCAGTCTGCGTGGGATGCAATCCTGGATGGTGCACATCAACTGGCCTTTGCT TGAAAACTTGCACCACTGGATCGGGTTGTA attgCAAGAAAGTTTGCCAAAATAGTGGCACCGTGGACCAGAATGCATGTACCTGTCAGTGCGCCAGTGGATGGCAAGGAACAAGTTGCCAAA CCCAAAAGGTTTGCAATGATCATGCGAGCTGTACAAGTATGCAGATCTCAGCCTGTGATTTACCTATACCAAAAGAACTTGCTCCCATGTTCGGACCGAAATTCAATGGAAAGAAAGTAAAAGTTGCGTGTCCAAAACTTTGTAATAATTGTGCAG CTGTTGTCGGAGGATCTGGAAGTACAACACAAGCAAGCGGAG CTGCCAGTGTTACCGTCCCAACGGCTGTCACAG GTACCAACAATGCTACAACAATGCAAACAAATGTCACAG GTACAAACGTTACCACGGGAACAACTACTGCAG GTACAAACGTTACCACGGGAACAACTACTGCAC CTCCGTGCACCAATCCGTGCTTGAATGGAGGAACTTTGATGCAGAAAGACTGTTCGTGCCAGTGTACGAAAACATTCATCGGAGCCAACTGCTCGACACCAG CCAATCCAAACGCCCGCTGCAATAGTAAGTTTTGTCAACATGGAGGTCAACTTCTGGCAACATGTGAATGCAGATGTCCGAATGGATGGCAGGGACCAACTTGCACAG AGTCACAGAATGAAGCAAAATCTGGAGTCCTTTTAAATCTTAACGGGCCGATCTCGGTACAACCAAGTTTG TGGCAGAATTCGATGCTTTGGAACACGATAAACGCCGCAGTAACGGACGCAGTGAATACGTATTGCACCACGAACGACAACCAATACAAATCCTGTTGCGCCATCTCGTCAACAGCCGTTCTAACATACGACAA CACAAAGAAGTATACCTCTGGACAATACATCCACACCGGACAAGGTTTTCCAGTTGTAACGGCTGGGAAtggtttgaaaatattgatattcgTCAACCCGATCCCGGATAAAGCCGTGTGGCTGTGCACTACCGCAGCAGTCGGTCGTCGAAGACTTCTACAGACAGTACAACCTG CCATAAAATTGCCACAAGACGCTTTGTTGGGCGCCGTACAGTCAGCGCAAACGACCATCGCCAGTGATACGAAAGCTTGCTGCAACGTGTCTTACGGCGGTGCGGCGAAAGCTGTGGTTCAGCCTCCGGTACCACTGCCTCCGGATGACGATACTTTGAAACCGTGGCAAATAGCGCTGATCGTCATCGGTTGTCTACTGGTCGTATTGTTAATCGTCATCATAATCGTCGTCCTTTTTAATAAATCGAACAG aAAAGGGTTCGATGTAGGAAATCACGATTATAACATGACGGCTAC TAAAACATCGCCATCTGGCGATAAGAACAACCACAGCAACGGCAACGGACATGCTCACGAATTCAACAACCGATCATTCGTCGAGTAG
- the LOC141901485 gene encoding uncharacterized protein LOC141901485 isoform X3, producing the protein MSRNMMHFQGYLAALSVVSIILQTQQVNGQLTQNLQDYIVTTHNQKRATEVTADTASNIYELKFDSTLAQHAQAYADKCQFYHDSAELTNYGEGENLGYRSSKASATTAEVKADVTYSLDAWYNEKSNYNYASNNAIDPNIQIGHYKQFVYHSATKIGCGYKFCTSLATRAASKSNVANVVCRYDKAVLSGSKPYAKGTPVCVGCNPGWCTSTGLCLKTCTTGSGCNCKKVCQNSGTVDQNACTCQCASGWQGTSCQTQKVCNDHASCTSMQISACDLPIPKELAPMFGPKFNGKKVKVACPKLCNNCAAVVGGSGSTTQASGAASVTVPTAVTGTNNATTMQTNVTGTNVTTGTTTAGTNVTTGTTTAPPCTNPCLNGGTLMQKDCSCQCTKTFIGANCSTPANPNARCNSKFCQHGGQLLATCECRCPNGWQGPTCTESQNEAKSGVLLNLNGPISVQPSLWQNSMLWNTINAAVTDAVNTYCTTNDNQYKSCCAISSTAVLTYDNTKKYTSGQYIHTGQGFPVVTAGNGLKILIFVNPIPDKAVWLCTTAAVGRRRLLQTVQPAIKLPQDALLGAVQSAQTTIASDTKACCNVSYGGAAKAVVQPPVPLPPDDDTLKPWQIALIVIGCLLVVLLIVIIIVVLFNKSNSKTSPSGDKNNHSNGNGHAHEFNNRSFVE; encoded by the exons ATGTCTCGGAACATGATGCACTTCCAAGGGTACCTCGCCGCCCTTTCAGTGGTATCGATTATTCTTCAAACGCAACAAGTGAACGGACAGTTAACGCAAAACTTGCAAGACTATATAGTCACAACTCACAACCAGAAACGGGCGACTGAAGTTACAGCCGACACGGCTtcgaatatatatgaattg AAATTCGACAGTACACTAGCCCAACACGCACAAGCCTACGCAGATAAGTGTCAGTTTTATCACGACAGTGCCGAGCTGACAAATTACGGAGAAGGAGAAAATCTGGGTTACAGGTCGAGCAAAGCTAGCGCGACGACAGCCGAAGTCAAGGCGGATGTCACCTACAGTCTGGACGCTTGGTACAATGAGAAATCTAACTACAATTATGCCAGTAACAACGCAATCGATCCCAATATACAAATCGGTCATTACAAACAG tttgTCTACCATTCAGCAACAAAAATAGGCTGCGGCTACAAATTTTGCACGTCCCTCGCTACAAGAGCAGCATCGAAATCAAACGTTGCGAACGTAGTATGTCGCTATGATAAGGC GGTTTTAAGTGGATCAAAACCATACGCCAAGGGAACTCCAGTCTGCGTGGGATGCAATCCTGGATGGTGCACATCAACTGGCCTTTGCT TGAAAACTTGCACCACTGGATCGGGTTGTA attgCAAGAAAGTTTGCCAAAATAGTGGCACCGTGGACCAGAATGCATGTACCTGTCAGTGCGCCAGTGGATGGCAAGGAACAAGTTGCCAAA CCCAAAAGGTTTGCAATGATCATGCGAGCTGTACAAGTATGCAGATCTCAGCCTGTGATTTACCTATACCAAAAGAACTTGCTCCCATGTTCGGACCGAAATTCAATGGAAAGAAAGTAAAAGTTGCGTGTCCAAAACTTTGTAATAATTGTGCAG CTGTTGTCGGAGGATCTGGAAGTACAACACAAGCAAGCGGAG CTGCCAGTGTTACCGTCCCAACGGCTGTCACAG GTACCAACAATGCTACAACAATGCAAACAAATGTCACAG GTACAAACGTTACCACGGGAACAACTACTGCAG GTACAAACGTTACCACGGGAACAACTACTGCAC CTCCGTGCACCAATCCGTGCTTGAATGGAGGAACTTTGATGCAGAAAGACTGTTCGTGCCAGTGTACGAAAACATTCATCGGAGCCAACTGCTCGACACCAG CCAATCCAAACGCCCGCTGCAATAGTAAGTTTTGTCAACATGGAGGTCAACTTCTGGCAACATGTGAATGCAGATGTCCGAATGGATGGCAGGGACCAACTTGCACAG AGTCACAGAATGAAGCAAAATCTGGAGTCCTTTTAAATCTTAACGGGCCGATCTCGGTACAACCAAGTTTG TGGCAGAATTCGATGCTTTGGAACACGATAAACGCCGCAGTAACGGACGCAGTGAATACGTATTGCACCACGAACGACAACCAATACAAATCCTGTTGCGCCATCTCGTCAACAGCCGTTCTAACATACGACAA CACAAAGAAGTATACCTCTGGACAATACATCCACACCGGACAAGGTTTTCCAGTTGTAACGGCTGGGAAtggtttgaaaatattgatattcgTCAACCCGATCCCGGATAAAGCCGTGTGGCTGTGCACTACCGCAGCAGTCGGTCGTCGAAGACTTCTACAGACAGTACAACCTG CCATAAAATTGCCACAAGACGCTTTGTTGGGCGCCGTACAGTCAGCGCAAACGACCATCGCCAGTGATACGAAAGCTTGCTGCAACGTGTCTTACGGCGGTGCGGCGAAAGCTGTGGTTCAGCCTCCGGTACCACTGCCTCCGGATGACGATACTTTGAAACCGTGGCAAATAGCGCTGATCGTCATCGGTTGTCTACTGGTCGTATTGTTAATCGTCATCATAATCGTCGTCCTTTTTAATAAATCGAACAG TAAAACATCGCCATCTGGCGATAAGAACAACCACAGCAACGGCAACGGACATGCTCACGAATTCAACAACCGATCATTCGTCGAGTAG
- the LOC141901485 gene encoding uncharacterized protein LOC141901485 isoform X2: MSRNMMHFQGYLAALSVVSIILQTQQVNGQLTQNLQDYIVTTHNQKRATEVTADTASNIYELKFDSTLAQHAQAYADKCQFYHDSAELTNYGEGENLGYRSSKASATTAEVKADVTYSLDAWYNEKSNYNYASNNAIDPNIQIGHYKQFVYHSATKIGCGYKFCTSLATRAASKSNVANVVCRYDKAVLSGSKPYAKGTPVCVGCNPGWCTSTGLCLKTCTTGSGCNCKKVCQNSGTVDQNACTCQCASGWQGTSCQTQKVCNDHASCTSMQISACDLPIPKELAPMFGPKFNGKKVKVACPKLCNNCAAVVGGSGSTTQASGAASVTVPTAVTGTNNATTMQTNVTGTNVTTGTTTAAPCTNPCLNGGTLMQKDCSCQCTKTFIGANCSTPANPNARCNSKFCQHGGQLLATCECRCPNGWQGPTCTESQNEAKSGVLLNLNGPISVQPSLWQNSMLWNTINAAVTDAVNTYCTTNDNQYKSCCAISSTAVLTYDNTKKYTSGQYIHTGQGFPVVTAGNGLKILIFVNPIPDKAVWLCTTAAVGRRRLLQTVQPAIKLPQDALLGAVQSAQTTIASDTKACCNVSYGGAAKAVVQPPVPLPPDDDTLKPWQIALIVIGCLLVVLLIVIIIVVLFNKSNRKGFDVGNHDYNMTATKTSPSGDKNNHSNGNGHAHEFNNRSFVE; the protein is encoded by the exons ATGTCTCGGAACATGATGCACTTCCAAGGGTACCTCGCCGCCCTTTCAGTGGTATCGATTATTCTTCAAACGCAACAAGTGAACGGACAGTTAACGCAAAACTTGCAAGACTATATAGTCACAACTCACAACCAGAAACGGGCGACTGAAGTTACAGCCGACACGGCTtcgaatatatatgaattg AAATTCGACAGTACACTAGCCCAACACGCACAAGCCTACGCAGATAAGTGTCAGTTTTATCACGACAGTGCCGAGCTGACAAATTACGGAGAAGGAGAAAATCTGGGTTACAGGTCGAGCAAAGCTAGCGCGACGACAGCCGAAGTCAAGGCGGATGTCACCTACAGTCTGGACGCTTGGTACAATGAGAAATCTAACTACAATTATGCCAGTAACAACGCAATCGATCCCAATATACAAATCGGTCATTACAAACAG tttgTCTACCATTCAGCAACAAAAATAGGCTGCGGCTACAAATTTTGCACGTCCCTCGCTACAAGAGCAGCATCGAAATCAAACGTTGCGAACGTAGTATGTCGCTATGATAAGGC GGTTTTAAGTGGATCAAAACCATACGCCAAGGGAACTCCAGTCTGCGTGGGATGCAATCCTGGATGGTGCACATCAACTGGCCTTTGCT TGAAAACTTGCACCACTGGATCGGGTTGTA attgCAAGAAAGTTTGCCAAAATAGTGGCACCGTGGACCAGAATGCATGTACCTGTCAGTGCGCCAGTGGATGGCAAGGAACAAGTTGCCAAA CCCAAAAGGTTTGCAATGATCATGCGAGCTGTACAAGTATGCAGATCTCAGCCTGTGATTTACCTATACCAAAAGAACTTGCTCCCATGTTCGGACCGAAATTCAATGGAAAGAAAGTAAAAGTTGCGTGTCCAAAACTTTGTAATAATTGTGCAG CTGTTGTCGGAGGATCTGGAAGTACAACACAAGCAAGCGGAG CTGCCAGTGTTACCGTCCCAACGGCTGTCACAG GTACCAACAATGCTACAACAATGCAAACAAATGTCACAG GTACAAACGTTACCACGGGAACAACTACTGCAG CTCCGTGCACCAATCCGTGCTTGAATGGAGGAACTTTGATGCAGAAAGACTGTTCGTGCCAGTGTACGAAAACATTCATCGGAGCCAACTGCTCGACACCAG CCAATCCAAACGCCCGCTGCAATAGTAAGTTTTGTCAACATGGAGGTCAACTTCTGGCAACATGTGAATGCAGATGTCCGAATGGATGGCAGGGACCAACTTGCACAG AGTCACAGAATGAAGCAAAATCTGGAGTCCTTTTAAATCTTAACGGGCCGATCTCGGTACAACCAAGTTTG TGGCAGAATTCGATGCTTTGGAACACGATAAACGCCGCAGTAACGGACGCAGTGAATACGTATTGCACCACGAACGACAACCAATACAAATCCTGTTGCGCCATCTCGTCAACAGCCGTTCTAACATACGACAA CACAAAGAAGTATACCTCTGGACAATACATCCACACCGGACAAGGTTTTCCAGTTGTAACGGCTGGGAAtggtttgaaaatattgatattcgTCAACCCGATCCCGGATAAAGCCGTGTGGCTGTGCACTACCGCAGCAGTCGGTCGTCGAAGACTTCTACAGACAGTACAACCTG CCATAAAATTGCCACAAGACGCTTTGTTGGGCGCCGTACAGTCAGCGCAAACGACCATCGCCAGTGATACGAAAGCTTGCTGCAACGTGTCTTACGGCGGTGCGGCGAAAGCTGTGGTTCAGCCTCCGGTACCACTGCCTCCGGATGACGATACTTTGAAACCGTGGCAAATAGCGCTGATCGTCATCGGTTGTCTACTGGTCGTATTGTTAATCGTCATCATAATCGTCGTCCTTTTTAATAAATCGAACAG aAAAGGGTTCGATGTAGGAAATCACGATTATAACATGACGGCTAC TAAAACATCGCCATCTGGCGATAAGAACAACCACAGCAACGGCAACGGACATGCTCACGAATTCAACAACCGATCATTCGTCGAGTAG
- the LOC141901485 gene encoding uncharacterized protein LOC141901485 isoform X4, with the protein MSRNMMHFQGYLAALSVVSIILQTQQVNGQLTQNLQDYIVTTHNQKRATEVTADTASNIYELKFDSTLAQHAQAYADKCQFYHDSAELTNYGEGENLGYRSSKASATTAEVKADVTYSLDAWYNEKSNYNYASNNAIDPNIQIGHYKQFVYHSATKIGCGYKFCTSLATRAASKSNVANVVCRYDKAVLSGSKPYAKGTPVCVGCNPGWCTSTGLCLKTCTTGSGCNCKKVCQNSGTVDQNACTCQCASGWQGTSCQTQKVCNDHASCTSMQISACDLPIPKELAPMFGPKFNGKKVKVACPKLCNNCAAVVGGSGSTTQASGAASVTVPTAVTGTNNATTMQTNVTGTNVTTGTTTAGTNVTTGTTTAPPCTNPCLNGGTLMQKDCSCQCTKTFIGANCSTPANPNARCNSKFCQHGGQLLATCECRCPNGWQGPTCTESQNEAKSGVLLNLNGPISVQPSLWQNSMLWNTINAAVTDAVNTYCTTNDNQYKSCCAISSTAVLTYDNTKKYTSGQYIHTGQGFPVVTAGNGLKILIFVNPIPDKAVWLCTTAAVGRRRLLQTVQPAIKLPQDALLGAVQSAQTTIASDTKACCNVSYGGAAKAVVQPPVPLPPDDDTLKPWQIALIVIGCLLVVLLIVIIIVVLFNKSNRKYRKDPKVVYIITENPSAR; encoded by the exons ATGTCTCGGAACATGATGCACTTCCAAGGGTACCTCGCCGCCCTTTCAGTGGTATCGATTATTCTTCAAACGCAACAAGTGAACGGACAGTTAACGCAAAACTTGCAAGACTATATAGTCACAACTCACAACCAGAAACGGGCGACTGAAGTTACAGCCGACACGGCTtcgaatatatatgaattg AAATTCGACAGTACACTAGCCCAACACGCACAAGCCTACGCAGATAAGTGTCAGTTTTATCACGACAGTGCCGAGCTGACAAATTACGGAGAAGGAGAAAATCTGGGTTACAGGTCGAGCAAAGCTAGCGCGACGACAGCCGAAGTCAAGGCGGATGTCACCTACAGTCTGGACGCTTGGTACAATGAGAAATCTAACTACAATTATGCCAGTAACAACGCAATCGATCCCAATATACAAATCGGTCATTACAAACAG tttgTCTACCATTCAGCAACAAAAATAGGCTGCGGCTACAAATTTTGCACGTCCCTCGCTACAAGAGCAGCATCGAAATCAAACGTTGCGAACGTAGTATGTCGCTATGATAAGGC GGTTTTAAGTGGATCAAAACCATACGCCAAGGGAACTCCAGTCTGCGTGGGATGCAATCCTGGATGGTGCACATCAACTGGCCTTTGCT TGAAAACTTGCACCACTGGATCGGGTTGTA attgCAAGAAAGTTTGCCAAAATAGTGGCACCGTGGACCAGAATGCATGTACCTGTCAGTGCGCCAGTGGATGGCAAGGAACAAGTTGCCAAA CCCAAAAGGTTTGCAATGATCATGCGAGCTGTACAAGTATGCAGATCTCAGCCTGTGATTTACCTATACCAAAAGAACTTGCTCCCATGTTCGGACCGAAATTCAATGGAAAGAAAGTAAAAGTTGCGTGTCCAAAACTTTGTAATAATTGTGCAG CTGTTGTCGGAGGATCTGGAAGTACAACACAAGCAAGCGGAG CTGCCAGTGTTACCGTCCCAACGGCTGTCACAG GTACCAACAATGCTACAACAATGCAAACAAATGTCACAG GTACAAACGTTACCACGGGAACAACTACTGCAG GTACAAACGTTACCACGGGAACAACTACTGCAC CTCCGTGCACCAATCCGTGCTTGAATGGAGGAACTTTGATGCAGAAAGACTGTTCGTGCCAGTGTACGAAAACATTCATCGGAGCCAACTGCTCGACACCAG CCAATCCAAACGCCCGCTGCAATAGTAAGTTTTGTCAACATGGAGGTCAACTTCTGGCAACATGTGAATGCAGATGTCCGAATGGATGGCAGGGACCAACTTGCACAG AGTCACAGAATGAAGCAAAATCTGGAGTCCTTTTAAATCTTAACGGGCCGATCTCGGTACAACCAAGTTTG TGGCAGAATTCGATGCTTTGGAACACGATAAACGCCGCAGTAACGGACGCAGTGAATACGTATTGCACCACGAACGACAACCAATACAAATCCTGTTGCGCCATCTCGTCAACAGCCGTTCTAACATACGACAA CACAAAGAAGTATACCTCTGGACAATACATCCACACCGGACAAGGTTTTCCAGTTGTAACGGCTGGGAAtggtttgaaaatattgatattcgTCAACCCGATCCCGGATAAAGCCGTGTGGCTGTGCACTACCGCAGCAGTCGGTCGTCGAAGACTTCTACAGACAGTACAACCTG CCATAAAATTGCCACAAGACGCTTTGTTGGGCGCCGTACAGTCAGCGCAAACGACCATCGCCAGTGATACGAAAGCTTGCTGCAACGTGTCTTACGGCGGTGCGGCGAAAGCTGTGGTTCAGCCTCCGGTACCACTGCCTCCGGATGACGATACTTTGAAACCGTGGCAAATAGCGCTGATCGTCATCGGTTGTCTACTGGTCGTATTGTTAATCGTCATCATAATCGTCGTCCTTTTTAATAAATCGAACAG AAAATACCGCAAAGATCCCAAAGTTGTCTACATCATAACGGAAAATCCTAGTGCTCGGTAA
- the LOC141901856 gene encoding solute carrier family 22 member 15-like, with amino-acid sequence MANMEESIASKNDQKKLPPDLSDLTMSIDAEMGIPKHDGGDGLLADVENDPEHEPAKFEDVLHIVGGTDRFQILVYIMVNVSFEFAASCATTYFIIEGANPGWSCLKCEKYLSDGSYCSQFSANATEGSCKNDNDNCYNMTFNTQYTSIVSEWALVCNEGWIAKLVASIFFAGLLVGVVVMGQISDSFGRKISLIPCWIVLIIAQSVLSAAPSVPIYVTIRFVAGMCVGCLAANGAVLAMEFMDPKWRTVVGFRFGWQVGQCATALMAYLLPDWRKLSLATGLVSLPLLPIIWYFLPESARWYVEKQKIDQAENCLKYVAKINGKDTTGLREKLELISNAEATKKKAKSLNVTYLFRTRKLAIRSVVLIYAWLATSLMFYGISNQMSDMTGNMYLNVFISGAGVLLTRWTFVFLVNWIGRRISLLIFLGIPGLCLLAIMIMDLTGFLDKNPMFVTYFGLSAYIIGAGAWCVTTYYSAELYPTLLRNTATGTGFMGARIGSIIAPQISLMSSLHESAPYVVVGAVALSSAALNFFILPETTDRPLPEDLEEQKPDRANPNINANQVDPIIIKENNDTKF; translated from the exons ATGGCAAATATGGAAGAATCGATCGCCTCCAAAAACGACCAGAAGAAGCTACCTCCAGACTTGTCGGATTTGACAATGAGCATCGATGCTGAGATGGGTATTCCAAAACATGATGGCGGCGATGGTCTCTTAGCCGACGTTGAAAATGATCCGGAACACGAGCCCGCGAAGTTCGAGGATGTGTTGCACATCGTTGGTGGAACTGACCGATTTCAGATCCTCGTGTACATTATGGTGaatgtttcatttgaatttgCTGCCTCTTGTGCAACGACTTACTTCATCATCGAAGGTGCAAATCCAGGCTGGAGCTGTTTGAAATGCGAAAAATACTTGTCAGACGGATCTTACTGCTCTCAGTTCAGCGCTAACGCTACAGAAGGCAGCTGCAAAAACGACAATGACAACTGCTACAATATGACCTTCAATACTCAGTACACATCGATTGTCTCAGAG TGGGCACTTGTTTGCAACGAAGGCTGGATCGCAAAACTCGTAGCCAGCATATTCTTCGCAGGGTTATTGGTCGGTGTCGTAGTTATGGGGCAAATATCTGACAGTTTTGGACGAAAGATCAGTCTGATTCCTTGCTGGATCGTCCTCATCATAGCCCAGTCCGTTCTATCTGCAGCACCTTCAGTTCCCATTTACGTAACCATTCGGTTTGTAGCTGGCATGTGTGTAG GATGTTTGGCAGCTAATGGCGCAGTACTGGCTATGGAATTCATGGATCCAAAATGGCGGACAGTTGTCGGTTTCAGGTTCGGTTGGCAGGTTGGTCAATGCGCTACTGCATTGATGGCTTACCTGTTACCCGACTGGAGGAAACTGTCACTAGCAACCGGTCTCGTCAGCTTACCATTACTTCCTATAATCTGGTA TTTTCTTCCGGAAAGTGCACGCTGGTACGttgaaaaacagaaaatcgaCCAAGCGGAAAATTGCCTGAAATACGTagccaaaattaatggaaaggATACGACCGGATTGCGAGAAAAACTAGAGTTGATTAGTAATGCAGAGGCCACGAAGAAAAAAGCAAAATCATTAAATGTTACTTATCTATTCCGCACAAGGAAACTGGCTATTCGAAGCGTCGTTTTGATATACGCTTG GCTGGCAACATCTCTAATGTTTTACGGTATTTCTAATCAAATGAGCGACATGACCGGAAATATGTATCTGAATGTATTCATATCAGGTGCTGGTGTTTTACTGACGAGATGGACTTTCGTATTTTTAGTAAATTG GATTGGACGACGTATCAGCTTGCTGATATTCCTCGGTATACCGGGTCTATGCTTATTAGCTATAATGATCATGGATTTGACCGGTTTTCTGGACAAAAATCCTATGTTCGTAACTTATTTCGGCCTTTCCGCATACATAATTGGAGCCGGTGCTTGGTGCGTTACGACCTACTATTCTGCTGAACTGTATCCGACGCTACTGAG AAATACCGCAACTGGTACAGGATTTATGGGTGCTAGAATCGGATCAATCATAGCTCCCCAGATTTCTTTGATG AGTAGTCTACATGAGTCCGCACCGTACGTAGTTGTTGGCGCTGTGGCACTGTCAAGCGCTGCACTGAACTTCTTCATTCTGCCAGAAACGACCGATAGACCACTGCCGGAAGACCTCGAAGAACAAAAGCCCGACAGGGCGAATCCCAATATTAATGCAAATCAAGTTGACCCGATTAtcataaaagaaaataatgatacgAAATTCTGA